One region of Callithrix jacchus isolate 240 chromosome 16, calJac240_pri, whole genome shotgun sequence genomic DNA includes:
- the EPPK1 gene encoding epiplakin, which yields MAAKLGAGTAPRPQARSIAGVYVEASGQAQSVYTAMERGLLPAGLGLALLEAQAATGGLVDPSQGQLLPVSEALQRGLVGLELKEKLLAAERAATGYPDPYGGEKLPLFQAIGKEVVDRALGQSWLEAQLATGGLVDPARGVRMAPEQACQQGLLDRETWHKLSELQPGTGILHFLDPNTLERLTYHQLLERCIRAPGSGLALLPLKITFRSVGGAVSAAELLEVGILDEKAVQGLQEGRLLAADVSAWTKVRCYLEGTGSVAGVVLLPEGHKKSFFQAATEHLLPMGTVLPLLEAQAATHTLVDPTTGQRLWVDEAVRAGLVSPELYEQLLVAEQAVTGYHDPFSGSQIPLFQAMKKGLVDRPLALRLLDAQLTTGGLVCPVRRLRLPLEAALHCGCLDEDTQRQLSGAGGFSDPGTHGGLRYEQLLARCVTDPDTGLAFLPLSGGPREREPQGPPFIMHSTRQALSSATATISVGKFQGRPVSLWELLFSEAISAERRAMLAQQHQEGTLSVEELAAELTATLEQAAATAKVTFSGLRDTVTPGELLEAEIIDQDLYEQLEHGQATAQDVSTLASVQRYLQGTGCIAGLLLPGSQERLSIYEARRKGLLRPGTALILLEAQAATGFIIDPKENKAHSVEEALRAGVIGPDVYAKLLSAERAVTGYTDPYTGQPISLFQAMQKGLIVREHGIRLLEAQIATGGVIDPVHSHRVPVDVAYQRGYFDQMLNMILVDPSDDTKGFFDPNTHENLTYLQLLERCVHDTETGLYLLPLGSTQCPLVDSATRQAFQNLLLSVKYGRFQGQRVSAWELINSEYFSETRRRQLLHRYRQREVTLGQVAQLLEAETQRQADVTLPALRGRVTAHQLLEARIIDQQLLDQVLAGTVSPEDLLLMDGVCRYLCGVGAVGSVRLLPSGQRLSLYQAMREKLLGPSVALALLEAQAATGAIVDPHSLESLSVDEAVRRGVVGPELYGRLKRAEGAVTGFRDPFSGKQVSLFQAMKKGLIPWDQTARLLEAQVATGGVIDPMGHYHLPMPVAIQRGCVDQEMETALSSSCETFPTPDGRGRTSYARLLEQCPRDETSGFHLLPLLESTPALPTEEQVQKSLQAMPGTEDGTSLWDLLSSCHFTEKQRRALLEDVQEGRTTVPELLASVQTWIQETKLLAQARITVPGPRGEVPAVWLLDAGIITQETLKALAQGTWSPTQVAEQPAVKACLWGTGCVAGVLLQPSGTKASIARAMRDGLLPAGLGQRLLEAQVGSGSLVDPLTNQRLSVEDAVKVGLVGRELSEQLRQAERAVAGYPDPYSGGSLSLWQAMEKGLVPQNEGFPLLQVQLATGGVVDPVHGVHLPQAEACRLGLLDTETNRVLTADDEDNKFFFDPSAQDQVTYQELRERCVHDAETGLLLLPLPSDTALEVDDHTAVALRAMKVPVSTGRLQGCSVSLWDLLRSEYVGAEKRQELVALCRSGRAAALRQVVSAVTALVEAAERQPLQATFRGLRKQVSARDLFRAQLISKKTLDELSQGATTVMEVAEMDSVRRSLEGGNFIAGVLVQGTQERMSIPEALRRHILRPGTALVLLEAQAATGFIIDPMENRKLTVEEAFKAGMFGKETYVKLLSAERAVTGYTDPYTGQPISLFQAMQKGLIVREHGIRLLEAQIATGGIIDPVHSHRVPVDVAYQRGYFNEEMNRVLVDPSDDTKGFFDPNTHENLTYLQLLERCVEDPETGLYLLQIVKKGDTYMYIDEAMRHVLLSRTAKMRVGRFADQVVSFWDLLSSPYFTEDRKRELIQAYGTQSGGLEKLLEIITTTIEETEMQNQGIKVAAIRGEVTAAELFNSGIIDQKTLHMLRAGKTGGQVLSTLECLKPYLEGSGCIAGVMVPSTTETVSLHEASRKELIPVAFATWLLEAQAATGFLLDPCTHQRLTVNEAVVVGLVSQELRDRLLKAERAATGYRDPATGDMIPLFQAMQKQLIGKAEALRLLEVQVATGGVIDPRHHYRLPLETAYRRGCLHKDIYALISDQKHMRKRYVDPNTQEKVSYQELQHRCHRQKDTGWLLFPVAKDAQDSQYINDATRRALEAEQVDITVGRFRGQKPTLWTLLNSEYVTEEKKLQLVRMYRLDTSRALQKAAQLISDMIEKQEKGSKQLWFPGIRGQITASELLSSGIITEEMLQDLETGRSTVQQLRKDKRVKRYLEGTSCIAGVLVPAKDEPGRQEKMSIYQAMWKGVLRPGTALVLLEAQAATGFVIDPVRNLRLSVEEAVAAGVVGGEIQEKLLSAERAVTGYTDPYTGQQISLFQAMQKDLIVREHGIRLLEAQVATGGVFDPVHSHRVPVDVAYRRGYFDEEMNRVLADPSDDTKGFFDPNTHENLTYVQLLRRCVRDPDTGLYMLQLAGRGSAVHQLSEELRCALRDARVTPGSGALRGQSVSVWELLFYREVSEGRRQDLLSRYRAGTLTVEELGATLISLLAQAEAEAGAGSPRPDPRETLRAATMEVKVGRLRGHAVPVWDVLASGYVSGAAREELLAQFGSGTLALPALTRRLTAIIEEAEETPGDRQELQDASRGPGDPGPAGQGDGDSGRSAGEAEAARHQEQSLRGATMEVQRGQFQGRRVSVWDVLFSSYLSEARRDELLAQHAAGALGLPDLVAVLTQIIEETEERLSKVSFRGLRRQVSASELHTSGILGPDTLRALAQGTKTPQEVTEMDSVKRYLEGTSCIAGVLVPAKDEPGRQEKMSIYQAMWKGVLRPGTALVLLEAQAATGFVIDPMRNLRLSVEEAVAAGVVGGEIQEKLLSAERAVTGYTDPYTGQQISLFQAMQKDLIVREHGIRLLEAQVATGGVIDPVHSHRVPVDVAYRRGYFDEEMNRVLADPSDDTKGFFDPNTHENLTYLQLLQRATLDSETGLLFLSVSPQ from the coding sequence ATGGCAGCCAAGCTGGGAGCCGGCACAgcccccaggccccaggccagGAGCATAGCTGGGGTGTATGTGGAGGCCTCGGGCCAGGCCCAGAGTGTCTACACTGCCATGGAGCGGGGTCTTCTGCCCGCTGGGCTCGGGCTGGCTCTGCTAGAGGCCCAGGCAGCCACTGGGGGCCTGGTGGATCCTTCCCAGGGCCAGCTGCTCCCTGTGTCTGAGGCCCTGCAGCGGGGCCTGGTGGGGCTGGAGCTGAAGGAGAAGCTGCTGGCCGCTGAGCGTGCTGCTACAGGCTACCCTGACCCCTACGGGGGTGAGAAGCTGCCCCTCTTTCAGGCCATCGGGAAGGAGGTTGTGGACAGAGCCCTGGGCCAGAGCTGGCTAGAGGCCCAGCTGGCCACTGGGGGCCTGGTGGACCCTGCCCGTGGAGTGCGCATGGCCCCTGAACAAGCCTGCCAGCAGGGCCTCCTGGACCGGGAGACGTGGCACAAGCTGTCAGAGCTCCAGCCTGGCACAGGCATCCTGCACTTCCTCGACCCCAACACGCTGGAGCGGCTGACATACCACCAGCTGCTGGAAAGGTGTATACGGGCCCCTGGCTCAGGGCTGGCCCTGCTGCCCCTCAAGATCACCTTCCGCTCCGTGGGCGGGGCAGTGAGTGCAGCCGAGCTGCTGGAGGTGGGCATCCTGGATGAGAAGGCTGTGCAGGGTCTGCAGGAGGGCAGGCTGCTTGCAGCGGACGTGAGTGCATGGACCAAGGTGCGGTGCTACCTGGAGGGTACCGGCAGTGTGGCCGGGGTCGTCCTGCTGCCCGAAGGCCACAAGAAGAGCTTCTTCCAGGCTGCCACTGAGCACCTGCTCCCGATGGGCACCGTGCTGCCACTCCTAGAGGCCCAGGCTGCCACCCACACCCTAGTGGACCCCACCACAGGCCAGCGGCTGTGGGTGGACGAGGCAGTCAGGGCAGGCCTGGTCAGCCCAGAGCTCTACGAGCAGCTCCTGGTGGCTGAGCAGGCTGTGACAGGGTACCACGACCCCTTCAGTGGCTCCCAAATCCCCCTCTTCCAGGCCATGAAGAAGGGGCTAGTGGACAGGCCGCTGGCACTGCGGCTCCTGGATGCCCAGCTGACCACAGGAGGGCTGGTCTGTCCGGTACGTAGGCTCCGGCTGCCCCTGGAGGCCGCCCTGCATTGCGGCTGCCTGGATGAAGACACTCAGCGACAGCTCTCAGGGGCTGGTGGCTTCTCAGACCCTGGCACACACGGCGGCCTGCGCTATGAGCAGCTACTGGCCCGCTGTGTCACTGACCCTGACACTGGGCTTGCTTTCCTGCCGCTCTCAGGGGGGCCCAGGGAACGGGAGCCCCAGGGACCCCCATTCATCATGCATAGTACTCGGCAGGCCCTGAGTTCAGCCACAGCCACCATCTCCGTGGGGAAGTTCCAGGGCCGGCCTGTGTCCCTCTGGGAGCTGCTCTTCTCTGAGGCCATCTCCGCAGAGCGGAGGGCGATGCTGGCCCAGCAGCACCAGGAAGGAACCCTCTCTGTGGAGGAGCTGGCTGCTGAGCTGACTGCCACCCTCGAGCAGGCTGCAGCCACTGCCAAGGTCACCTTTTCTGGGCTGAGGGACACTGTGACACCAGGAGAGCTACTCGAAGCTGAGATAATCGACCAGGACCTGTACGAGCAGCTGGAACATGGGCAGGCCACAGCCCAGGATGTGAGCACCCTGGCCTCCGTGCAGAGGTACCTGCAGGGCACTGGCTGCATTGCAGGCCTGCTGCTGCCCGGCTCCCAGGAGCGCCTGAGCATCTATGAGGCCCGACGCAAGGGACTCCTCCGACCCGGCACCGCCCTCATCCTCCTGGAGGCGCAAGCCGCCACAGGCTTCATCATCGACCCGAAAGAAAACAAGGCACACTCCGTGGAGGAGGCGCTGAGGGCCGGTGTCATTGGGCCCGATGTGTACGCAAAGCTGCTGTCGGCCGAGCGTGCCGTCACCGGCTACACCGACCCCTACACCGGGCAGCCCATCTCCCTCTTCCAGGCCATGCAGAAGGGCCTCATCGTGCGGGAGCATGGCATCCGCCTGCTGGAGGCCCAGATAGCCACGGGCGGCGTCATCGACCCCGTGCACAGCCACCGCGTGCCCGTGGACGTGGCCTACCAGCGCGGCTACTTCGATCAGATGCTGAACATGATCCTGGTGGATCCCAGCGACGACACCAAGGGCTTCTTCGACCCCAACACACATGAGAACCTCACGTACCTGCAGCTGCTGGAGCGCTGCGTGCACGACACCGAGACAGGCCTGTACCTTTTGCCACTCGGCAGCACGCAGTGCCCGCTGGTGGACAGTGCCACCCGGCAGGCCTTCCAGAACCTGCTGCTCTCTGTGAAGTACGGGCGGTTTCAGGGGCAGAGGGTCTCTGCGTGGGAGCTGATCAACTCTGAGTACTTCAGCGAGACCCGTAGGAGGCAGCTGCTGCATCGCTACCGGCAGCGTGAGGTCACGCTGGGGCAGGTGGCCCAGCTGCTGGAGGCTGAGACGCAGAGGCAGGCGGATGTCACACTACCTGCACTGCGGGGCCGGGTCACTGCCCACCAGCTCCTGGAGGCGCGTATCATCGACCAGCAGCTGTTGGACCAAGTGCTGGCTGGGACGGTCAGCCCCGAGGACCTCCTCCTCATGGATGGCGTCTGCAGGTACCTGTGTGGCGTGGGAGCTGTCGGCAGTGTGAGGCTGCTGCCCTCCGGCCAGCGGCTTAGCCTCTACCAGGCCATGAGGGAAAAGCTGCTGGGGCCCAGTGTGGCCCTGGCCCTGCTGGAGGCCCAGGCAGCCACCGGAGCCATTGTGGACCCTCACAGCCTGGAGAGCCTCTCAGTGGACGAGGCTGTGCGCAGGGGTGTGGTGGGGCCGGAGCTTTATGGCAGGCTGAAGCGGGCTGAGGGTGCCGTCACTGGCTTCAGAGACCCCTTCTCTGGGAAGCAGGTGTCCCTGTTCCAGGCCATGAAGAAAGGGCTCATCCCTTGGGACCAAACTGCCCGCCTCCTGGAGGCTCAGGTGGCCACAGGAGGGGTCATCGACCCCATGGGCCACTACCACCTCCCCATGCCCGTGGCCATTCAGCGTGGCTGTGTCGACCAGGAGATGGAGACGGCCTTGTCCAGCTCCTGTGAGACCTTCCCCACGCCAGACGGCCGGGGGCGCACCAGCTATGCCCGGCTCCTGGAGCAGTGCCCCAGGGATGAGACTTCTGGCTTTCATCTCCTGCCCTTGCTAGAGAGTACTCCTGCCCTCCCCACTGAGGAGCAGGTCCAGAAGAGCCTGCAGGCAATGCCGGGCACCGAGGACGGCACATCCCTCTGGGACCTGCTCAGCTCCTGCCACTTCACTGAGAAGCAACGGAGGGCCCTGCTGGAGGACGTGCAGGAGGGGAGGACAACTGTGCCAGAGCTGCTGGCCTCTGTGCAGACATGGATACAGGAGACCAAGCTCCTGGCCCAGGCCCGCATCACAGTGCCCGGCCCGCGGGGTGAGGTCCCTGCCGTCTGGCTGCTGGATGCTGGCATCATCACCCAGGAGACCCTTAAGGCCTTAGCTCAGGGCACGTGGTCACCCACCCAGGTGGCTGAGCAGCCAGCAGTGAAGGCCTGCCTGTGGGGCACAGGTTGCGTGGCTGGTGTGCTGCTGCAGCCCTCCGGGACCAAGGCCAGCATCGCCCGGGCCATGAGGGATGGCCTCCTGCCTGCCGGCCTGGGCCAGAGGCTGCTGGAAGCCCAGGTGGGGTCGGGCTCCCTTGTCGACCCCCTGACAAACCAGAGACTGTCAGTGGAGGATGCTGTTAAGGTCGGCCTGGTGGGCAGGGAGCTGAGTGAGCAGCTCAGGCAGGCCGAGAGGGCAGTGGCCGGGTACCCAGACCCCTACTCCGGGGGCTCCCTCTCGCTGTGGCAGGCAATGGAGAAGGGACTTGTGCCGCAGAACGAGGGCTTCCCCCTCCTGCAGGTGCAGCTGGCCACGGGGGGTGTGGTGGACCCTGTCCATGGGGTGCACCTgccccaggcagaagcctgcagACTTGGCCTTCTAGACACAGAGACGAACCGAGTGCTGACTGCGGATGACGAGGACAACAAGTTCTTCTTTGACCCCAGCGCACAGGACCAGGTGACCTACCAGGAGCTCAGGGAGCGCTGTGTGCACGATGCTGAGACCGGTCTGTTGCTGCTGCCCCTGCCCTCGGACACAGCGCTTGAGGTGGATGACCACACTGCAGTGGCTCTGAGGGCCATGAAGGTGCCTGTCAGCACGGGGAGGCTTCAGGGCTGTAGCGTGTCACTCTGGGACCTGCTGCGCTCTGAGTACGTTGGTGCTGAGAAGCGGCAGGAGCTGGTGGCACTCTGTCGGTCTGGGAGGGCCGCAGCCCTACGGCAGGTGGTCAGCGCGGTCACTGCCCTGGTGGAGGCTGCGGAGAGGCAGCCCCTGCAGGCCACTTTCAGAGGGCTCCGGAAGCAGGTGTCAGCCAGGGACCTGTTCAGGGCACAGCTGATCAGCAAGAAGACGCTGGACGAGCTGAGCCAGGGGGCGACGACTGTGATGGAGGTGGCGGAGATGGACAGTGTGAGGCGGTCCCTGGAGGGCGGCAACTTCATTGCCGGGGTCCTTGTCCAGGGCACCCAGGAGAGGATGAGCATCCCAGAAGCCCTGAGGAGGCACATCCTGAGGCCTGGCACGGCCCTGGTGCTGCTGGAGGCGCAGGCGGCCACTGGCTTCATCATCGACCCCATGGAGAACCGGAAGCTGACCGTGGAGGAGGCGTTCAAGGCAGGGATGTTTGGCAAAGAAACCTACGTGAAGCTGCTGTCTGCCGAGCGCGCCGTCACCGGCTACACCGACCCCTACACCGGGCAGCCCATCTCCCTCTTCCAGGCCATGCAAAAAGGCCTCATCGTGCGGGAGCATGGCATCCGCCTGCTGGAGGCCCAGATCGCCACGGGCGGCATCATCGACCCTGTGCACAGCCACCGCGTGCCCGTGGACGTGGCCTACCAGCGCGGCTACTTCAACGAGGAGATGAACCGCGTCCTGGTGGACCCCAGTGATGACACCAAGGGCTTCTTCGACCCCAATACACACGAGAACCTCACGTACCTGCAGCTGCTGGAGCGCTGCGTGGAGGATCCCGAGACGGGCCTGTACCTGCTACAAATTGTAAAGAAGGGCGACACCTACATGTACATCGATGAGGCCATGAGACACGTGCTGCTATCCAGAACTGCAAAAATGCGCGTGGGGAGGTTTGCTGACCAGGTGGTCTCTTTCTGGGACCTGTTGTCCTCTCCATACTTCACAGAGGACAGGAAGCGGGAGCTGATCCAGGCATATGGAACCCAGAGTGGGGGCCtggagaaattgctggaaatcatCACCACGACAATTGAAGAAACAGAGATGCAAAACCAAGGCATCAAGGTGGCGGCCATCAGAGGGGAGGTGACAGCCGCAGAGCTGTTCAACTCCGGGATCATCGATCAGAAGACCCTCCACATGCTTCGTGCAGGGAAGACTGGGGGGCAGGTGCTCAGCACGCTGGAGTGCCTGAAGCCCTACCTAGAAGGCAGTGGCTGCATCGCAGGGGTGATGGTGCCCTCCACCACAGAGACCGTGAGCCTCCATGAGGCCAGCAGGAAGGAGCTCATCCCTGTAGCATTTGCAACCTGGCTGCTAGAGGCGCAGGCCGCCACTGGTTTCCTTCTGGACCCCTGCACCCACCAGAGGCTCACTGTAAATGAGGCTGTGGTTGTGGGCCTGGTGAGCCAGGAGCTACGTGACAGGCTCCTGAAGGCCGAGAGGGCTGCCACGGGCTACAGGGATCCGGCCACGGGAGACATGATACCACTGTTCCAGGCCATGCAGAAGCAGCTCATCGGGAAGGCAGAGGCGCTGAGGCTGCTGGAGGTGCAGGTGGCCACGGGGGGTGTCATCGACCCACGGCACCACTACCGGCTCCCACTGGAAACAGCCTACAGGCGGGGCTGCCTGCACAAGGACATATATGCACTCATTTCTGACCAGAAGCACATGAGGAAACGGTATGTGGACCCAAACACGCAGGAAAAGGTCTCGTACCAAGAATTGCAGCACAGGTGTCACCGGCAAAAGGACACTGGTTGGCTACTCTTCCCAGTGGCCAAGGATGCACAGGACTCCCAGTACATTAATGATGCGACACGAAGGGCCCTGGAGGCAGAGCAAGTGGACATAACAGTGGGCAGGTTCAGAGGCCAGAAGCCCACACTGTGGACACTGCTGAACTCGGAATACGTGACGGAGGAGAAGAAGCTCCAGCTGGTGAGAATGTACAGACTGGACACGAGTCGGGCACTGCAGAAGGCAGCACAGCTGATCTCAGACATGATTGAGAAGCAGGAAAAGGGCAGCAAACAGCTGTGGTTCCCAGGGATCAGAGGACAAATCACAGCCTcagaactcctaagctcaggcatcATCACAGAAGAAATGCTGCAGGACTTGGAAACTGGGCGGAGCACAGTGCAACAGCTCAGGAAGGACAAGCGAGTCAAGCGCTACCTGGAGGGCACCAGCTGCATCGCGGGCGTCCTGGTGCCCGCCAAGGATGAGCCGGGCCGCCAGGAGAAAATGAGCATCTACCAGGCCATGTGGAAGGGCGTGCTGCGGCCCGGCACGGCCCTGGTGCTGCTGGAGGCGCAGGCGGCCACCGGCTTTGTCATCGACCCCGTGCGCAACCTGAGGCTGTCCGTGGAGGAGGCCGTGGCCGCGGGCGTGGTGGGCGGCGAGATCCAGGAGAAGCTGCTGTCGGCCGAGCGCGCCGTCACCGGCTACACCGACCCCTACACCGGGCAGCAGATCTCCCTCTTCCAGGCCATGCAGAAGGACCTCATCGTGCGGGAGCACGGCATCCGCCTGCTGGAGGCCCAGGTCGCCACGGGCGGCGTCTTCGACCCCGTGCACAGCCACCGCGTGCCCGTGGACGTGGCCTACCGGCGCGGCTACTTCGACGAGGAGATGAACCGCGTCCTGGCGGACCCCAGCGACGACACCAAGGGCTTCTTCGACCCCAACACGCACGAGAACCTCACGTACGTGCAGCTGCTGCGACGCTGCGTGCGCGACCCGGACACCGGGCTCTACATGCTGCAGCTGGCCGGCCGGGGCTCCGCCGTACACCAGCTGAGCGAGGAGCTGCGCTGTGCCCTGCGTGACGCCCGCGTGACGCCGGGCTCGGGCGCCCTCCGGGGCCAGAGCGTCTCCGTCTGGGAGCTCCTCTTCTACCGCGAGGTGTCCGAGGGCCGGCGACAGGACCTGCTGAGCAGGTACCGGGCGGGCACGCTGACCGTGGAGGAGCTGGGCGCCACCCTCATTTCGCTGCTGGcgcaggctgaggctgaggccggGGCCGGGAGTCCGCGCCCAGACCCCCGGGAGACCCTGCGCGCAGCCACcatggaggtcaaggtgggccgCCTCCGGGGGCACGCGGTGCCCGTGTGGGACGTGCTGGCATCCGGCTACGTGAGCGGGGCCGCCCGGGAGGAGCTGCTGGCCCAGTTCGGCTCGGGGACGCTGGCCTTGCCCGCGCTGACCCGCCGGCTGACCGCCATCATCGAGGAGGCCGAGGAGACACCGGGGGACCGGCAGGAGCTCCAGGACGCCTCGCGTGGCCCCGGGGACCCGGGGCCAGCCGGGCAAGGGGACGGTGACTCAGGGCGCTCCGCGGGCGAGGCCGAGGCTGCCCGCCACCAGGAGCAGAGCCTGCGTGGCGCCACCATGGAGGTGCAGCGCGGGCAGTTCCAGGGGCGGCGGGTCTCCGTGTGGGACGTCCTCTTCTCCTCGTACCTGAGCGAGGCCCGCCGAGACGAGCTCCTGGCCCAGCACGCGGCCGGCGCCCTGGGCCTGCCCGACCTCGTCGCCGTCCTCACCCAGATCATCGAGGAGACCGAGGAGCGGCTCAGCAAGGTGTCCTTCCGCGGCCTGAGGCGCCAGGTGTCCGCCTCCGAGCTGCACACGTCCGGGATCCTGGGCCCCGACACCCTGCGGGCCCTGGCCCAGGGCACTAAGACCCCGCAGGAGGTGACGGAGATGGACTCGGTCAAGCGCTACCTGGAGGGCACCAGCTGCATCGCGGGCGTCCTGGTGCCCGCCAAGGATGAGCCGGGCCGCCAGGAGAAAATGAGCATCTACCAGGCCATGTGGAAGGGCGTGCTGCGGCCCGGCACGGCCCTGGTGCTGCTGGAGGCGCAGGCGGCCACCGGCTTCGTCATCGACCCCATGCGCAACCTGAGGCTGTCCGTGGAGGAGGCCGTGGCCGCGGGCGTGGTGGGCGGCGAGATCCAGGAGAAGCTGCTGTCGGCCGAGCGCGCCGTCACCGGCTACACCGACCCCTACACCGGGCAGCAGATCTCCCTCTTCCAGGCCATGCAGAAGGACCTCATCGTGCGGGAGCACGGCATCCGCCTGCTGGAGGCCCAGGTCGCCACGGGCGGCGTCATCGACCCCGTGCACAGCCACCGCGTGCCCGTGGACGTGGCCTACCGGCGCGGCTACTTCGACGAGGAGATGAACCGCGTCCTGGCGGACCCCAGCGACGACACCAAGGGCTTCTTCGACCCCAACACGCACGAGAACCTCACGtacctgcagctgctgcagaggGCTACTCTTGATTCTGAGACTGGGctcctatttctttctgtttctccacagtgA